A portion of the Avibacterium sp. 20-132 genome contains these proteins:
- the rnb gene encoding exoribonuclease II, whose amino-acid sequence MFQNNPLLSQLKQQIRDSKPVVEGMVRGSDKAFGFLETDKKSYFIPPAAMKKVMHGDKIKARIETVGDKEQAEPEELIEPMLTRFIAKVRFNKDKKLQVLVDHPQINQPIGANKVKTVTEDLQEGDWVVAELKTHPLRDDRFLFAQITQFICSQRDEFAPWWVTLARHQQSRYPVQGQDHYEMLDKQLREDLTALHFVTIDSESTQDMDDALYIEQLDENGQQVGWKLVVAIADPTAYIDENSIIEQEAKQRCFTNYLPGFNIPMLPRELSDELCSLMENEVRPALVCHIEIDLQGNLRSKPLFQSAQIQSKAKLAYNNVSDYLEQQDNAWQPNDEATKNQIDLLHQFTLARIQWRKTNALLFKEKPDYSFKLAENGKVEAIVAEYRRIANQIVEEAMILANICAAHYLNETAQCGIFNTHSGFDSKNLTSAQQFLLSQLANEESEAELKTRYSTENLATLEGYCRMRHDIEPIEGDYLELRLRRYLTFAEFKAELAPHFGLGLEGYATWTSPIRKYCDMVNHRLIKASLTTQQYQKPSDAVLQRLQEARRQNRLIERDIADWLYCRYLADKVESKPQFDAEIQDVMRSGLRVLLLENGASMFIPASTIHNNKEEIQVNPDEIALYIKGEKAYKIGDKIQVILTEVKEETRSIIGQVVN is encoded by the coding sequence ATGTTTCAAAATAATCCCCTATTATCTCAATTAAAACAACAAATTCGTGATAGCAAACCTGTCGTTGAAGGTATGGTACGCGGTTCAGACAAAGCATTTGGCTTTTTAGAAACGGACAAAAAAAGCTACTTCATTCCTCCTGCGGCAATGAAAAAAGTGATGCACGGCGATAAAATCAAAGCACGCATTGAAACGGTCGGCGATAAAGAACAAGCCGAACCAGAAGAACTGATCGAGCCAATGCTCACTCGTTTTATCGCTAAAGTGCGGTTCAATAAAGACAAAAAATTGCAAGTCTTGGTGGATCATCCACAAATCAATCAACCTATTGGTGCCAATAAAGTTAAAACGGTTACCGAAGACTTACAAGAAGGCGATTGGGTGGTGGCTGAATTGAAAACCCACCCATTACGCGATGACCGTTTTTTATTTGCTCAAATCACCCAATTTATTTGCTCACAACGTGATGAATTTGCCCCTTGGTGGGTAACCTTAGCGCGCCATCAACAGTCTCGCTACCCTGTTCAGGGACAAGATCATTATGAAATGCTTGATAAACAACTACGTGAGGATTTGACCGCACTTCATTTTGTTACGATTGATAGCGAAAGCACCCAAGATATGGATGATGCGCTTTATATTGAACAGCTTGATGAAAACGGGCAACAAGTCGGCTGGAAATTAGTGGTTGCCATTGCCGATCCTACTGCTTATATTGATGAAAATTCAATCATTGAACAAGAAGCCAAGCAACGCTGTTTCACCAATTACCTTCCGGGTTTTAACATTCCAATGTTGCCGAGAGAGCTTTCAGATGAACTCTGTTCACTGATGGAAAATGAAGTGCGTCCTGCATTAGTTTGTCATATTGAAATTGATTTACAAGGCAATCTCCGTAGCAAACCTCTTTTCCAATCCGCTCAGATCCAGTCAAAAGCGAAATTAGCCTATAATAATGTGTCGGATTACTTAGAACAGCAAGACAATGCTTGGCAACCAAATGACGAAGCCACCAAAAATCAAATCGATCTGCTTCATCAATTTACCTTAGCACGAATCCAATGGCGTAAAACCAATGCTTTGCTATTTAAAGAAAAGCCTGATTACAGCTTTAAATTGGCTGAAAATGGAAAAGTTGAGGCAATCGTTGCCGAATATCGCCGTATTGCCAATCAAATTGTCGAAGAAGCAATGATCCTCGCTAATATCTGTGCGGCGCATTATCTTAATGAAACAGCACAATGTGGTATTTTTAATACCCATTCAGGCTTTGATAGCAAAAACCTAACTTCCGCACAACAGTTTCTCCTTTCTCAGTTAGCAAATGAAGAGAGTGAAGCCGAACTAAAAACACGTTATTCCACTGAAAACCTCGCAACACTTGAGGGCTATTGTCGTATGCGACACGATATTGAACCGATTGAGGGAGATTATCTAGAGCTACGCTTACGCCGCTACCTCACCTTTGCGGAATTTAAAGCAGAATTAGCACCGCACTTTGGTTTAGGGCTAGAAGGTTATGCGACTTGGACATCTCCAATTCGTAAATACTGTGATATGGTGAATCATCGCCTCATCAAAGCAAGCTTAACAACGCAGCAATATCAAAAACCGAGCGACGCAGTACTACAACGCTTACAAGAGGCACGCCGGCAAAATCGTTTGATCGAGCGTGATATTGCGGATTGGCTATACTGCCGTTATTTAGCCGACAAAGTAGAAAGCAAACCGCAATTTGACGCTGAAATTCAAGATGTAATGCGTAGCGGATTGCGTGTGTTATTGTTAGAAAATGGCGCGTCAATGTTTATCCCCGCTTCCACCATTCACAATAATAAGGAAGAAATACAAGTCAACCCTGACGAAATCGCCCTTTATATCAAAGGTGAAAAAGCTTATAAAATCGGCGACAAAATACAAGTGATACTCACCGAAGTGAAAGAAGAAACTCGGAGTATTATTGGGCAGGTCGTGAATTAA